Part of the Kordiimonas pumila genome is shown below.
GCAGCGAACTTGTGCGGCTGGTTGATACCAGCGAGGTGGAGGTAACCATGCCAGTGCCTATTTCTGTAACACCTTATTTGAAAACGGGCGATATGGTAGCCGTTGATGACGGGCAAACCATTCGCATGTTGCCAATACGCACAGTGGTCCCTGTAAGCGATATGGTATCTCGTATGGTTGAAGTACGCCTAACCGCCGAGCCTGAAGCATGGGTCATAGGTGCTCCTGTAAAAGTGAGCCTGCCTAAAAATACACCAGTTGAAGCAGTGGCAATCCCCCGTGATGCCGTTATTCTGAAAGATGGCCAGCGCTACATATATAAAGTGTCCGATGCCATGACAGCCACCCGCGTAAATGCAACCATTCAGGCGGTTGTTGGCAACTGGGTATCTTTAGAATCCGGGATTGTAGCAGGGGATAAAATCATTATCCGCGGCGGCGAACGGCTTATGCCCGGGCAGTCTGTAGCCATAAATTAACAGTGATTTTTGCACGAAAAATTTTCTTGATCGCATTAAAAGCTAGCGCATGTATGATTCTAAGTGGTGCTTCGCTACATCAGTTAAGATTTCATTTGGAATAGCCTTTTTCCGAAGGCTTTTCTGCTGATATATAAAAATTATTATAATTTTTTCTTGATTAGAATCAGTAGCTTAATTTAATAAACCCAGATTATATAAAATTTTATATAATTGATTACCAATGGTTAACATGAGTTGGAATATATAGTGCGCGACAGCCCAGCCAAGGGAGCTTGTGTTTTTAGTCAGGCCGGGCAGATTATTATTATTGCCTCATCAAAATGATGGATTGAAAATTATGTTGAAGAAAATTAACACATTAATACTTGCTGTATCTACCTTGGTTGCTTTCGGTCTTATTTCTGCACCGGCAAATGCAATGGACATGAATGGCTGGAAACAGGCTGTAGTTAAAAAGGTTGTTGAAAACCAAACTTACCCGCGTTCTGCTCTCGCTCGTGAAATTGAAGGTAAAGCGAAGGTCCGCCTTACTGTTGCTGCAAACGGCTCGATCACAAGCCATGAAGTTGTAGAACAAACTGGCGAAGACATTCTTGATCGCGAAATCCCAAAACTGGTTGAGCGCCTGAACCCTCTGCCATCTCTGCCAGACGGGCAAACTGAACTGTCTTTTGTTCTGCCACTAAACTGGTCACTGAACTAAGACTTTTCGACCCATACGAATTCCTTAAGGCCCTTACATCTGTAAGGGCCTTTTTATTTGGACCAAACTATTTCTAAAAAGCTAAGCTATCTGGTCTGAAATAGCCCGGCCGAATGGAATAAGCGTCGTTTCCACCGGCTTATCCAGCAGGTCAGGGTAGTCCGCTGTATAATGGAGCCCGCGCGATTCTTTGCGCATCTGGGCAGACCGCACGATCAAGTCTGCTACAGTTACAAGGTTACGAAGTTCAAGTAGATCAGCCGTCACCCTGAAGTTGCCGTAATATTCATGAATTTCATTGGCAAGCAAATCAACCCGTCGCTTTGCCCGCGCCAACCTTTTATCAGTGCGCACAATACCCACATAATCCCACATAAACCGCCGAAGCTCTTTCCAGTTGTGGCTCACGACCACTTCTTCATCAGAATCGGTTACCATGCTTTCGTCCCAGTGACGCACGGTTGCAGGGGACGGCATATCATCGCGATTAATAATATCATCAGCTGCCGCATTTCCCATAACCAGGCATTCAAGCAAGCTGTTAGACGCCATGCGGTTCGCACCGTGCAGGCCAGTGTGTGCACATTCCCCAATGGCATAAAGCCTGTCTAGATCAGTTCTTGCATTCAAACCAATGTGCACACCACCGCAGGTATAGTGTGCAGCAGGCACAACCGGAATTTGATCTTTGGTAATATCAATGCCGAGCGACAAACAGTGCCTGTATATATTTGGAAAGTGCGAAATAACAAAATCCGCATCCTTGTGGGTTATATCCAGCCACATATTTTCAGCACCAGTGCGCTTCATTTCACTATCGATCGCACGGGCAACAATATCGCGCGGGGCAAGTTCAGCCCGCTCATCATAATCGAGCATAAACCTGTTACCATCTTTCCCGCGCAGCACAGCACCCTCGCCGCGCATGGCCTCGGTAATCAGGAAAGTTTTTGCGTCTGGGTGATAAAGACACGTGGGGTGAAACTGGTTAAACTCCATATTGGTTACACGGCACCCAGCGCGCCACGCCATCGCTATACCGTCACCCGTACTCGCATCAGGGTTACTGCTGTAAAGATAGACCCGCGCTGCACCGCCCGTAGCCAAAATGGTTGCCCGTGCAGAAAAAGTCTCTACCCGGTTTTTATCCATATTCAGCACATAAACACCATGCGCCTGATCATTATAGGTACCGGGCTTCTCAAGATGCCGGTTCGTGATAACATCAATCGCTACATGGTTTTCATACACATCAATATGCGGCTCGTTAAGGACGCGCTCATTCAGTGTTTTCTGTACTGCTTGCCCCGTTGCATCTGCCGCATGGATAATCCGCCTGTGGCTGTGGCCGCCTTCACGTGTCAGGTGATAATCATAGCCATCCTCATGAGTAAGGCCAGAAGCTTTATCAAACTCAACACCAAGATTAATAAGGCTACTAATAGCATCACGGCCACGCTCAACCACAAACCGGACAGCTTCCTCACCGCATAAACCAGCGCCTGCAACCAACGTGTCATCAATATGAGACTGAATGCTGTCTGTTGCCTCTAGAACAGCGGCAATACCGCCCTGTGCCCAGCGGGTAGACCCGCCTGACATCTCCCCTTTTGAAAGGACAGCCACACGCATATGCGGCGCAAGCTTGAGTGCAGCGGTTAACCCGGCAGCGCCACTGCCCACAATCACTACATCATATATTCGTTTCATGCAGCTTTGCCTTTATTGCTGGTTAGCTGAAGGAAAATATCCTCAAGGTCGGTTTCATTGGTGGAAATGTCATTAATCGTTAGCCCGGTTTGCTGCACCGCTGCCAAAACTGCCCCAACATTGGCATCTTTTTGGTTAATTTGCACCGCGATCTGGTGTTCACCTTTTAGCACAGCATTAAAATGCATGAGCGGCGCTGGTACAGCAGAAAGCGTTTCAGTAAACTGAATAATCACTTCTTTTTCATCGATCCGTTTCAAGAGCTGTGCTGTTGGTTCGCAGCACACCACTTCACCGTGGTTGATAATCGCTATGGTGTCGCACAGCTCTTGTGCTTCTTCAAGATAATGGGTGGTAAGCACAACCGTTGTACCTCGTGCATGCAATTCGCGCACATAATCCCAAAGTTGCTGTCTTAGTTCAATATCAACACCAGCCGTAGGCTCATCCAGCACCAGCACTGGCGGATTATGCACAAGTGCCTTTGCCAGCAGCAAACGCCGCTTCATGCCACCCGAGAGGGAACGCGAATATGCATCGGCTTTATCAAACAGGTGCACCGCTTTTAGAAGCTCTTCTGTTCTACGTTCAGCCTTTGGCACACCATACATACCGGCCTGAACCTCAAGCATTTCACGCGGCGTGAAAAAGGCATCAAACAAAAGTTCCTGCGGTACAACGCCGATATTTACCCTTGCATTGCGCGGGTTTTCATCAACATCGAAGCCCCAGATTTTTGCACTGCCTGATGTTTTGTTAACCAGCCCCGCCAAAATATTGATGGTCGTTGATTTTCCAGCACCATTCGGTCCAAGGAGGCCAAACATGGACCCACGTGGAATTTCAAGATCAATCCCTTTAATGGCATGTTTATCAGGGGCGCCGCCCTTGCCTTTATAGATTTTTGTCAGGCCTTTTATCTCAATAGCAGTCACGCATCTGTCCTTTTTACTAACGAACCCGCTTACTTTAATTACCTACCACATAACACTGCGGCTTGTAGGGTGTATAGCGTTTGTATTATAGAGTTATTTCCCAATAGTCCGAGATCACTTTCTGGAGATAATAATCCCATGACGCCTGATGCACCAGAAACTATATTTGTTGATACACGTAAGATTGCCTGCGACGGCGATGAAGGCCCGCTTGGTCACCCACGTGTATATCTAACCATGGATGACCATGATCAGATAGAATGCCCTTACTGTGACAAGCGCTTCATTCTGAAGGGCGGCATATCAGACAAAAGCTGATATGCAGGAGCAATAGCCCTTTAACCACGAAAATATAGCGCGAGAAATGAGGCACCATGTCAGCAGAAAACGGCACTAATCACCTATACCTGATTGATGGTTCAGGCTATATTTTCAGGGCCTATCATGCCATGGCGTACAGCGGCAAGCCCATGACACGCGCCGACGGCACCCCTGTGGGTGCGGTTTTCGGCTTTTCAAACATGCTGATGAAACTCTTGCAGGATCTGGACGATAACGACAAGCCAACACACCTTGCCGTTATTTTTGATACTGCGCGCAAAACTTTTCGCTCTGATATATACCCGGCCTATAAAGCCAACCGGCCACCAGCGCCAGAAGACCTAATCCCCCAATTCCCACTTATCCGGGAGGCTGTAAAGGCCTTTGGACTGCCATCCATTGAAATGCAGGGCTTTGAGGCCGACGACCTGATCGCCACCTATGCTTGCCGTGCACGCGAGAAAGGCTGGCAGGTTACGATTGTCAGTTCCGACAAAGACCTCATGCAAATTCTGGAAGATGGTATTGACTTGTTTGATACCATGAAAAACAAACGTACTTACAGTGATGGTGTTATTGAAAAATTCGGCGTTGGGCCAGAGCATGTGGTTGATGTTCAGTCCCTCGCTGGAGATAGTGTTGATAACGTGCCGGGTGTACCGGGCATTGGCATTAAAACGGCCGCACAGCTTATTAATGAATATGGTGACCTTGATACCCTGTTAGAGCGCGCGCACGAGATAAAACAAAATAAACGCCGCGAAAGCCTGATCGAATTTGCAGAACAGGCGCGGATCAGCCGCCAGCTTGTAACCCTAGACAGAAATGTTGCTGTTGAGCACCCCATTGACGACTTTGCTTTAACACCACCAGAACCAGAGCCGCTGATAGCCTTTTTTGAATCCCAGCAATTCAGGTCACTCAAGGTTAAGGTGCTGCAAAAATG
Proteins encoded:
- a CDS encoding zinc-finger domain-containing protein, with protein sequence MTPDAPETIFVDTRKIACDGDEGPLGHPRVYLTMDDHDQIECPYCDKRFILKGGISDKS
- the nadB gene encoding L-aspartate oxidase; protein product: MKRIYDVVIVGSGAAGLTAALKLAPHMRVAVLSKGEMSGGSTRWAQGGIAAVLEATDSIQSHIDDTLVAGAGLCGEEAVRFVVERGRDAISSLINLGVEFDKASGLTHEDGYDYHLTREGGHSHRRIIHAADATGQAVQKTLNERVLNEPHIDVYENHVAIDVITNRHLEKPGTYNDQAHGVYVLNMDKNRVETFSARATILATGGAARVYLYSSNPDASTGDGIAMAWRAGCRVTNMEFNQFHPTCLYHPDAKTFLITEAMRGEGAVLRGKDGNRFMLDYDERAELAPRDIVARAIDSEMKRTGAENMWLDITHKDADFVISHFPNIYRHCLSLGIDITKDQIPVVPAAHYTCGGVHIGLNARTDLDRLYAIGECAHTGLHGANRMASNSLLECLVMGNAAADDIINRDDMPSPATVRHWDESMVTDSDEEVVVSHNWKELRRFMWDYVGIVRTDKRLARAKRRVDLLANEIHEYYGNFRVTADLLELRNLVTVADLIVRSAQMRKESRGLHYTADYPDLLDKPVETTLIPFGRAISDQIA
- a CDS encoding energy transducer TonB, translating into MLKKINTLILAVSTLVAFGLISAPANAMDMNGWKQAVVKKVVENQTYPRSALAREIEGKAKVRLTVAANGSITSHEVVEQTGEDILDREIPKLVERLNPLPSLPDGQTELSFVLPLNWSLN
- a CDS encoding ABC transporter ATP-binding protein, encoding MTAIEIKGLTKIYKGKGGAPDKHAIKGIDLEIPRGSMFGLLGPNGAGKSTTINILAGLVNKTSGSAKIWGFDVDENPRNARVNIGVVPQELLFDAFFTPREMLEVQAGMYGVPKAERRTEELLKAVHLFDKADAYSRSLSGGMKRRLLLAKALVHNPPVLVLDEPTAGVDIELRQQLWDYVRELHARGTTVVLTTHYLEEAQELCDTIAIINHGEVVCCEPTAQLLKRIDEKEVIIQFTETLSAVPAPLMHFNAVLKGEHQIAVQINQKDANVGAVLAAVQQTGLTINDISTNETDLEDIFLQLTSNKGKAA